Genomic segment of Tiliqua scincoides isolate rTilSci1 chromosome 1, rTilSci1.hap2, whole genome shotgun sequence:
AATCCTGAGGCCTGCAAAGACTCATAGATGAGCCTATCTGCTGGACAACAGACAGGTAGATGACCAAAGAATATACTGGAATGGGCTTCCCAATCCTAACTCCTCATGCTACGATACAACGGCGCCAACACAATGCCCACTGTGTCTCACAGGGGAGTGTGGACTTCTGGAGGCCTctttgtggtaagggaacatttgttcccttgcctggcaTAAGACCATGCCAGGCTGCCAGGTCTagttggacttgcgccagcgataTGGCAACGCCACTGGATGCGCTGATGTCAGGACACCGCTCCATGGATAACAGGCTGTGTTGGTGCCTCCATGGATGCGGAGAATGTTACTGGGAGGGGCTGTGTCAGCATTGTTGTGCCCAGGCAGGCTAGGTGTTTGATTCTTGTTGTGCCAGCATGTTGTTGGTGTGGTGTTATCAGGATTGCTTTATGACGGATGTTGTGCTGACATCCCTGTGCCGTTGGCACAGTGTCCAAATAGGGTTGGATCGCATGTGAGAATTCCGCTCACTCTACCTGCTGCACTATTCACAGCATCAATGTTGCACTGAGCCATAGGGTAAGCAATGCAAGAGAGTCCTTGTGAGTGCACAAGGCATGCTcatgcccccccttccctgcctgctctTGAGGGCTCTCGACTGCCCCATGACCCTTTGCCTGCAAGCAGGCGACTGGGCTGGGAGGCATCCAAAGAATTCTTGGGAACATTCCTGGCTGGAAGGCTGGGGCAAGATTCATTCTGGATCATCCCCTGGCCAGGTATATTTGGAAGGCCCCAATGGAGTCATTGACTCAGGTGAGCATATTGCTGTACCAGTGCCCACAATGAAGGTGGGTACTGAAGGACTCCACAAGTCAAGCAGGTGACTCCCAGGGTGCCTGGGCTTGTGGCCAATGCCTGATTGTCACCCTCCGATACCTGCCCTGCATTTTCCCCATCTTTGGGGGGGAGTTCATGTTTTGAGGGCAGCAAGTGTAAAATCCTGCCCCAGTTGCAGCAAATTGCCCCCTCCAGTACATGAGGGATGAatttggggctgctgcggttcaggcgcctgcaaaacttagtgctttgcactcctctcactatgccactgggctggactcctatccacatttacctgggagtgagccccactgatggGGCTTAATTCTGGATAGACGTGCCCAGGAGTGGGCTCTTAGGCTCTCCCCAcactctctcccaccctgcaTTGCATTGGCCCTGCAATGGAAACTGGTTGCAGCTTCAGAATTCTTTGCACAGGGCATGGAGAGAgagggcacaagcctaggcatgtctactcagaagtaagccccatgtgttcaatgggatttactcccaggaaagtgtgggtaggattgcagcccaagtcagtGCCTCCTGCGCCACCTGCTGGCCTCCCAGGCTTGGGGCAGCCACGGCAGAGCTGAGGCAGTGCCACTGATGGGCTCTCAGTCCCCTGCAGGCAAGAGGAACCAGATTCTTTCCCTTTTTCAGTGTTCTCCAATGTTTACCCGGAAACTCCCTCTGGAGACAATGGGAACTGTCACTCTGGCATATTTGCCTTAACGCTCTAGAGTCCCCACCCGCATGCATGGAATCCTGGACCAATCGCAGCCTCGGTCGCAGAGATAAGAAAAGGATAGAGTGATGCATCACATAGCCTTCCTGGGGCACTTTCAACATTCcatggcgctctctctctctctctctctctctcctggtgcGGAGCCATAGGGAGGAATGCGGGATGACAGGGCAGTGACATGTCTGCCTCGCCCCAAATAAACGGTACCCGCGAAGGCGGGAGAGCTTTCGCCCAACGTTACCCGGAAGTGCCCCCTGCGCGTCACTCTGTCCTTTCGCTCAAGGGCAACTAGAGCGAGTGGGGTTGCATCCGGGCCAGGCCTGGCCACGCCCCCACCCGCCGCCGGCCGTAAAGCGCGGCGTCGCAAAACGTCGCGCTCTTTTTCTCGCTCCGGCGGCCTGACAGGAAACCCGGCGTCGCTTTACGGCCGCTGGATGAGGATTGGCGACGGGGAGCGGAGCCGCCGCTACCGCTGAGGGGACTGCGGGGTGAGGAGGGCCGCGGGCCGGGCGGGGGGTGCCGGGCGGGGGCCGGGCCAGGCCAGCCTCACGGTGCTGTCTCTCCCGCAGGACATGGCCGAGGTACCGCCCGGGCCTAGCAGCCTCCtcgccccgccgccgccgccgggagACGCCGTCGCGCTGCTGCTGCCCTTGCCGGGCGCCgccgccgaggaggaggaggaggaagaaggccgGCGGCGAGGAAGGCCccgtgaggaggaggagggcgacCAGGGCGCGCGGGGGGGGCGCCGCCGGCCCTGCCCGCCCCCCCACCGGCGCCCCCACCAGCTGAACGGGCTCATCGCCGCGCCGGACCTGCTGCGCCTGCGGGGCTCCCTCAAGGGGAAGGCGCCGAGCGGCGGCCTCGAGCAGCAGCCGCCCGGCCCCCTGCAGCGCCTGCCCCGGCCCCAGGCGAGGACTGCGCAGCCCCCCTCCGCGGGGGACAGGAACGGGCTGGCCGGggccgaggaggaggagcaggaggagggccgggGGCCGGGGCCGGCAGGGCGCGAGGAGGAggccctgctgctgctctcccgcTCCCTGGCCTCCTGCGGCCTGCAGGGCCCCCCCACGGACTCTCCCCGGGCCCCGCCGGAGGCCCTCGCCACCCACTACGTGCGCTACCAGTCCGAGCTGCAGATGCCCGACATCATGAGACTGATCACCAAGGATCTGTCCGAGCCCTACTCCATCTACACCTATAGGTATTTCATCCACAACTGGCCCCAGCTCTGCTTCCTGGTAAGTCGGGGTGGAGGTTGACGCAGGAGTGGCTAGGCGTGCCGGAGGCTGCCCGGCAGTCGCCGTGGGGCTCAGCCCCGGAGGAAGCGCCGCCCTCGCCCGCCACCGGCCAGCACGGCGGTGTGCGTCTCTGCCAGGAGCGGCTCCCACTGTGCCCAGCGGTCCTTACTTCCTAGTGAGTGCGCGAGTGAGGTTGCTGCCTTTGGTGGAACAGCAGGCGTGGTGACCTCCGTTGCCTTGGCATAGGGACAGGTGTGTCTTCGACTTACCAAGAGTTCTGTGTAACCCAAACTGTATTTGTGTATGCGGTGTAAACTGGTGCAGTGAAACGTCACTTCTCTGTGTATTAGCAACTGGGTATGAAGGATGGTGGACTTTAATGCCAAGCAAAACAGAAAAGTACAGGtagaagtacaggtgcagcctgtttatacactgatttgactcaacactaatggcccctgcaaatgaaaaggaatgtgctgatccctggagaagggggaaaatgcacccctttaaaatcagttttaaaaactgaacagtcctttaacagccttcctaatgggggggggcagctggctgacaatccatcaatccttctctctccaggtgatcactcccttccccctgagcatgtgaaagaaaggtgatcactttgcattggtgaagggaggggctgagtgaaggggaggactgtttgatggattgtcttcttaatgactcttgctgtacatcacaaaggtcagcaaggctgtttttaaatcacaggagcaaagaaactttgttttttaaattgatttgctatagtgcgttttttgctatcagcatgagtgcttggaacggaacccacatgaataattagtctcatcCTGTATTTTAAATGGCTTCATGTGATGAAACGtttgtattcatttttttccagTTGTCCATCATCCTGCAGCTTTtgcaaggggaagggggagaggaatgcaacacagtATGGCTTTTTAAATGCTGTTGCAttaattcagcaattttcaacctttttcatttcacggcacactgacaaggcattaaaactgtcaaggtacgccatcaggtttttgataattgccaaggcacaccatgccaccagtggggagctcacatccctattgaccctactaataaatgaccttccctcagattcctgtggcacacctgtggaccacacacggcacaccagtgtgctgtggcacagtggttgaaaatggctgcattaattGGTACACTAGTGCATGGTCAAGACTTGATTTAAAGCCATGTTCCTGAAAAGCAATTATAAAGATCTGATAATTGCTTGACATCCCTAGTATAGTTTGACATCTTGACTTGTTCTTAAAAAGAGCTGATAAGAACATGTAAAGATGGTTATAAAATGGCCATTTCATAGTAATGAGTTTACACTTAGTATCCTTTGTTAGTTTTTGAATACAAAAATtatactgttttttaaaaacatctataTGTTCTTCCTGTTAGAATTGAACAATTGCTTTTATCTTACGTGCCTTATACATATTTGGAGACTGTTTGCTTTAATCTTGATAATGCTATACTTGTTTTCGtggctccctcttcctttctgtcaaCTTAATGCTGCCCAGTGACAGTAGCTGTTGAATAGTTAGGGTGTCATGGAGTAACAAGGCTCATAAAAACCTTTAggactgctgaaacagaagaAGCTAGACTGTTAGATATTTTCTGTAGCATATACTACCAATTTTTTAAGACAATAAGTTCCTGTTTAAGTTGGCAAAATAGTTAATGGTTTTATATGTCACTTTGATCACAGCACCCAACTTGATGTATACACAGTTTCTGCACTAAAACCCAGTGAATGTGATCCATCTCTTAGGTGAAGGACTTAAGGTTTGTTGGGAGGGGGCTTCAGTTTTGAAGGATTAATTACAAAGAAGGTAGTAACAGGAAAGAAATCAGGGGAAATCTACCAACCTGATTTAAGTTACCCTGCTGTACTGTCTAGGTTAGAAGTTGCTTGTTCTATTGTGAAAAGAGGTTGGGTGTCCCCCttaatacaaggacatctgcaagagggatctgaaggccttagggatggacctcaacaagtgggaaaccctggcctctgagcggcccgcttggaggcaggctgtgcagcatggccttccccagtttgaagagacactttgccaacagtctgaggctaagaggcaaagaaggaaggcccatagccagggagacagaccagggacagactgcacttgctcccggtgtggaagggattgtcactcccggattggccttttcagccacactagacgctgtgccagaaccacctttcagagcgcgataccatagtctttcgagactgaaggttgccaatactgtccCCCTTAAATAGCAAACAATAGGCTGGATTGCAGTCTGCTTGAATAGTTGGATTTCAGTCTTAGAAGTTGATTGCATGTCTTAATTTCATGTATAGAGGCAGTAGCAGATTTCAGAACCAAACACATAAAGTAAATAACTGAAAACTAGTGCTCGACTGAGTCCAAAGGAAAATCAGTTTTCTTGATGTATTTCATAAAGATAATAAGCTGAAATATAAGGAGATGCAAGACTTACTTTGAAGTATTTGGATTACGTCTTGGTTCTTAGAAGTGCTTGTGTGGGGATTCTTGTTTTGTTGTAAGTATTGTTGTTCTGGAGCTTGTTTCATGAGTATAGCTGGTCTCCCAattatttttaccctgcttttctcctccTATGAGTGAAAAGGACTTTACAATAACTTTAAAATAAGATAGTAAGATCCTAAGCCTAGAGCAACAGCAAATGTCAAACTTGGGGTAATGCAGCATGGTGGCAGAGAACAAATTCTCTGTATAGGAACCAAACCTGTATAGGAAAAGTAAAGTCCCTAAATGCCAAAGAAAATAATTGGTCTTCAGCTGCACAGGAAAGAGAGGGCCAATCTGATCTGGAATTCTACAAACAGGacttgtgtgtgtgaattttaCACCAGTTGATCTGAGAAGTATGTTGTGCGTGTAAATTGGTGATGAGACAAAGTATTTTTAAGAGCTTGCAGCATGAGAGTAGAGAATCAGCTGTTGATGGACAAGTGAGGGTGGGTCAAGAATGATGATTTGGGGGGAAAAGACTCTAGGCTTGGCTTTTCGTCCCAGCATCATCAACACAAATGCTCCTCATTCTTATTTGGTGTTCTAAGAATCGCATGACTGCAGCCGATTTCGACCACCTAAATTTATTGTGTATTGTGTAGACTTCCAAAGCTAATTTCCCCAGCAGCAAAATTGAGCACCATGTTTTGGTCTAATGCTGACTTCATGCTGCATTTGGTAAAAGGGCTGAGGATGTTCAGAGGCATCTGCTTTTAAGAAAAGCGATTAAGCATTTCCACTTGCGTCAGCCAATATCTTTGTTGTGTGCAGCTTCTGGCACTTGTGAGGTTTGTTTCTAAATACTCATTTAGAGGATTGAACTTCCAAATAGCTGCTCCAGGGTATGCAACGCAACTGCAGTTGTGAAGGTATTCTAGTAGGCAATCAAACAGCGTGTTTTATGGGTTTCAGTGTTTATTGGTGCTAGTGGTTCTGAGGAAGTTTCCATTAGCAAACATAAAATGTTTTTACTAAATTTTTGCTTGTAtctgaaaaaacaaaacccacaactTAGACTTTCCCCCATAACACAATAAACTCCTGTATGTTGCATGCTTTATGTTTTAAGCAGTAAAATGAAGATTGGGATAAGTGTCTGTTAGTAATGTTTTGGAGAGGTGTTTAGTTTTTCTTTGGAACTGAAACTCTCCCCTGCTTAAACATTTGTTTTGGAAACAGTATGCTTAATGTATGTAGGTTGAATCCCTGTTAGTGCTGAAGATGAATTCTCTGCTAGTAAATAAAGTATAAGTCTTGAAACGACCCTCATGGGGTGCAGGTTTGCTTCACTAGGCTGAAAATTAAACTACTCAAAGGGGATAGTTCCCTTTTGAACAATTTGGTTGCGCTATATGCGTCTGCGTatagggattgtcactcccgaatcggccttttcagccacactagacgctgttccagaatcacctttcagagcgcgataccagagtctttcgagactgaaggttgccaactactatatgCGTTTGCAGAGTATTGATCCAGTTTAGACATCACATTGGCCCAGGCTATGAGCCCTGCAGTGTCAGAGCAGGAAATTCCATCTGTTCAAGCATTCCATTTCTCACAGTGACTAATCCGCTATCTCTGGGACACCCATGAACAGAACACATAGGCAGGTAGCCCCATGCAGCTGTTCCTTCCCAGAAACAGGTATTGagacacactgcctctgaacctggacgTAGTGCATACCTTTCATGACTGGTAGCCAGTGATAGATTTGCTGTCTACAAATTACTCTAATTCTCTTTTCAAGCTGCCTAGGCTAGTGGTCATTACTGCTGCATGTAGTGAATTCCACAAGTTATGTTTTGGGTGGAAAGAATTCTTTCTTATGACTGTTCTGAATCGCctgcccattaatttcaatggatgAAACACTAGGACACTTGGGTTCTAGTGTTTTGGGAAAGGGAGTAAAACTCTGTCCTCACCATCTTACAAACCCTTATCTTGCATTGTTGCCTTTTTCTAGACTCCCAAGCCCCAAATGTTGTGGCATCTCCTTATAGTGTTGGAGAACCAAATATTGTTCATTTAGCTATCTTAtgggagatttaaaaaaacatggGAAAAGGCTCTTCTCCATACAGTATGGCAGGATTCTGGATGCTGATTGTGCTCAAGGAGAAGGACCCATGGGTGCCAGGGCTGAGAATCTTCCACTTTGTTCACATTTGCTTTTCTCTGTAAATACTACTTAGCACCATTGCAAGGTAGCTGGGATGTGGTTTGCAACCCTGTAACCAAGTGGTCGCTTTTCTATTTACCTTATTATAAAGAGTATTTGTATATCACTTTTTCAAcaggaatagttcacaaagcgatttacatagtaaaataaattagTAAATGATTTGCAAAACTAGTAGAACTTTTGCAAAACCAGCCATCTGACCTGCATGATGTGGGCATTTACTTCATTTCTGGATAAACATGTTTGTTTTAGTGCGTTTTCTGTGTTTTTAAGTTGGCTGGCTGTGATGTTTATAAAGACCTTGGGAGCTATGTAGGACCTTGGCAAAAAGCTTTCGTTCATGACCTCAATGGTGATGTTTGCTTGAAAAATCCTTCAATATATGGTGCAATGAGGCCTAGAAGCCactatcagtggttcccaaagtgtgagctgtggctccccagggagccatggaaaccagacagaaagctgcagaatccttgtgaaaaacctgctgcctatACAACACATcagactgtagccctaatggggaactgcagccaatggcccagtaggtcaaggtaTCCATGAGTTGAAAACATTTTGGAAATACTGCACTGTGCAAAAACCTCTAGTCTGTCAACTTAGGATGGCTAAGGCTGACTTTCTCCATTTAAACTCTAAGGGTgcagcagctgtgccagcacaaggCACAACATGAGGCTGTGTGCCAGCATAAGTATTTTTAAAGATCAAGCTGTCAGTTGTGTATATCATGCTTTGCAAGCACTGTTCACTGGCAAGACGAGTAAGTCTATTGCATACTGTGTCATGTGACCTTGAACTTGAGGCATTAATACccgtgtaagccccattgatctaAGTGGCGCAATTAGGCACCTGCTTAAACCTTTCCTTGGGATTTACTTAACTCTGACTAGATTGTGCCTCTGGTTTGTTAAGCTGCCTGATTTTGAAGTGATTTTGTATTTTCGCCACTAGTATCTCTTTAAGTAATAGTTCTGTCTATATCATGTGCCTTTGATGCACAAAAAAATGGTGGTCTCAGAGATTCAGCTGTGCGCTAACATCTCTTAACTGACTGGTGCATATAAAATACATGCAAAGTCTGAGGCAAGCTCTTAGTGCAGGTGGGggattttttccttttccagaacTCGAAAACAATTGCCCAGATTCGTCTAGAAACTGGAAACCAAGTAAACTTGAAGAGCCCCTCCTTTTTcttcaggttttttaaaaatctgccttTCAGCCCACCAGCTCATGTCTCCGTCAAGTCTGAATTAAGAAAATGATGTGACAGGCTGAATTTTTTAACAAATAAACACAAGTATTGGTGCAAAAATGAGATCTCAGATAGGTCTCCTCTGTTCAAGTAATTCTGGAAGATCTGAGggcattttaaaattatttctctTACATCAACCCTTCTACCTTGACAAATGTCTGTCCTGTGTGGTGTTTTGTGGTTTTGTGCATTTTTTCCTCCAGTCTTATTTTTGTAACTTTCTGATTCCAAGATTAAGTTGGGAGCATGTCATAAATAGACAGCAGTGAACCTGCTGCATTAGAAAATGTACACTTAACACAAGTAGAGATGTCTTACTAGCATTGGGTTGATTGGCAAGTGCAGTGCTTTTGAAACCCTTAGAAGAAAATGGTGTTCTGGCAAGTAATCTATACATATAAAGTATGTGTGTGtaagaaaaggagagggagaaaatGGGATTTGGGGCAAATTCTTGGGTTTTGAGCTCCTAAATAAAAAGTGATACAGCTTTTCTTtcaaggggaagaaatggagttGAAGTTTGCCAGGCTACATTTCAAAATCTGGACTTAGTTGTGCAGTTAAACCAGTTATTCCAGAATAACCTCCAGAGTCTTCCCTTTGACTTCAACGGCAAGCATTATATCATTAAAGCAGCTCATTAGTCCAAATTAAATAGTGCTTAGCTTATGTCTAGTATTCTACTTTCTGCTTGGGATTTCATAACCTTTTTCCTCATGCCAGTAAAAGCACATGATAGTGGTTTCGTTGCTGATCTTGGATGGTTTTCCTTGGCATAACTTTACGAAGTTCTGTGTAGGACGGATAGAACTTGGGCTAGACGAGACCGAGTCCAATTAGTGTAATGTTACTGCTTTGAGAAAGTGAACCTGAAAGTTGCCATGCTGTAAAATGTCTAATGTACACTTTCTGTTACTAGGTGATACATTTTTAGAAATCATCTGTCGTTAGACATAAAGTTGTTGTTAGAATCAAAAAGTAATTCTGCCTGTGATTATGGGTTTTTGTAGCACTGCTCACTGCCACCTTAAACTGCAAAAAatgttttgggtttgtttgttttcaaaggCAATGGTAGGAGATGAGTGCGTAGGTGCCATCGTCTGCAAGTTGGATATGCACAAAAAGATGTTCCGAAGAGGTTATATAGCCATGTTAGCAGTGGATTCCaaatacagaagaaaaaacaTAGGTAAGAATCACCTTTTTGTCCTTTCTGTTGCTCTCCTGAATAGATTCTTCAGGGGGAAACTTACTCAGACACCCTGCTGGACCACAGATTCTCTTGAACTGTGATTTTAATACAGGGTAGTGTGCAGCATTCTAGCACCTCCTTGCAGTCCATGGGCCCCTGTTAGATTGTTGGGAATATCCTTTTTCACTacctaaaaataaatacattacaagTCTGTCTAATTGTAGAAATGAATTTGGAATAATTAGGGTGTGTGCAAAACATTGAGAATGAAGTAACTTAACTGCATTACTGTACTCCGCAGGTCCATTCagatgtaagctccattgagttcaatggggcttacttccaagtcagtGAATAGAATTCCAGCCTAAATTCATTGCTCTTCACTTTATTATTCCCAAATCAGTTCCCATGACATGATCTAAGGGCATTGGATACAGCAACCTagtagaagctaagcagggcttGTATCTGGTCAGTGGCAGATGGGAATTTCCCATGTATGCCATGTCCCTTGTATGTATGCCCCACGTATGCCATCTCGCGTTCCATGATGAAAGAAAGGCATGTCATAAATCACATTATTCCCCTGTAGAATAATTTCTTTGTGAAATACTTAGTGGTGCATGGCGAATCTCATGTTTATTCAAATAGATATGTAGATCATGTTAAGAACATGCACTTGATAATGCAGCTCAGTAGAAGCCTTTCTGCTCCGAATGCCCTCCCTGTATATGTATCCGTTCTGAGAGAGTAGAAATAAAAATGCCAAAGTGAAAGCTGAAACCAGAATGTTATGAAGTCACCAGCTGCCCATTCCCAGATGATAACTATGCCTTCTCGCCTGCTGGGTTGAACCATTGTGAAATCAGTGAAAGGTGCTAAAGATCAGATTTCTAAGAAAATCTCAGGTGTTGGTGCAATATGACAGTGGTTGCTGCACCATGAAATCCCCAGTTCAGTGgttgttcccaaagtcctaccTTTAGAAACTTTGttagtctttgcggggggggggggcgccgcAACACAATCTCCATGAacgcagtactgcagggcagggATTTTTCATTTACCTGGGGATTGCTGTTGCTCTTTGGAGAATCTAGGAAGCCtacaaccccctctgcagccctccccaaggcttgaaaatgttgaaaaaagaaaaatccacttCATGTTTtgggacaaaaaccagaagtgggttatcTCCCAAGTAAGTGGAAAAAACCTTTTCCTGACCTGCAGTCATGTGATCATagcaattgcattgctgcctatttctggttcccctggggggttgcgacccaccagtttggaagcTTCTGCCCTAGTCTTTTTATCTGCCTATGCTATAAATAGGTGATATCTCTCAGGAATTCGGATTATTATTAtcgttaacagtatttatataccgcttttcaacaaaagttcacaaagtggtttacagagaaaatcaaataatgactccctgtcccaaatctaaaaagatgcaaaggaacaccagcagacagtcactagaaaagacactgctggggtgagacgggccagttactctccccctgctaaatacaggaGGAGTACCTGCTTGAAAAAGTGcgtcttacccagttagcaggggtccaaCCTGAGAATTGAGAACTAGTTGTGAATCCTTGCATTTGCCTCTTATACATGTCAAGTCAGGAGATAACTTTCATGTTTTCCACCATAATTGTTAATGTGTGCTTCAGTGTTGTGAATGAAAAATAGTGAATCTCCCACTCTGAGGCTGGAAACATTTTTAGAGTAGGTTGGCTCTCCTTGCCTCCCTGGTACACTTTTTCTCTGAGCTTGGTTCCAGAAACTGATAATTTCTAGCATAACCTGACATTTTCCTTTaggtttagggggggcaacaaattTTGGTTGTCCTTGTTAATCATCCAAATTTTGTTCTTGTCACCAACAAGCATTTTGTATTTGTGATTGTATTCAGAGGTGCTCTGAAGCTGAACACAACAGAACCAAGCCTCATGCTAACTTGCCTGGAGGGTCATTCACCATGGCAGTCATGGCAAGTGGATTGTGGGTGGTTGTTTCAGGCCATAAGTGCAGTGCATTGTCTGTGGTAATGATCACAAGAGTCCTTTGGGGCATAGACTTCAGGATTTCTCTATCCCACCACCAGCTCTTTGGTGGCAACTTAGCATTCTGTTTGTTCAGAGAGGTGAGGTATTCATTTCTGAGCTTTTCCCGTGTTCTTGCAGTATCCTATTAAAGGCTGGTATGCTTTGTTTACGTGCAAGGCATGCTTCTGAAATACATTAGCTGCTATGCTGTGTGAAGCAAGTACAGGAAATCAGAACACAGACACTTGTCTGCCCCGAAGGAAGAAATATAGAATGAATGGTTTTAGAGGAGAGTGTCGTGAAAGTATCTTATTTTGGGCAGCACTGGTTTTTTCTTAATGAAGGCAATGTGCCCTGttaagtgttttaaaaaaattctggagTGTTAATTGTATATGTCAAGATGTAAAACATTTTGGGTCTTTTTGTTTACCCCACATTTTTTCCAGTCCACTTAGTTTGTTCTGTTGCAGACCAGATGGACTTGTTCTCTGGTTTGAATTTGGTCACAGATATGCTTTGTCCATACCTGAAGTAGAAGTAGAgggctgtaatggaaatgtgcaagatccttcaaggagatagggtgtggtgtcagcagtggccccttgcccAGTCAGGCCTGGGAAGCATGGAGTTAAAACCTAAgctttcagcagtgggtgtgttgcacagctgcagccactagaggcaacaaggtctggAAGGatgaaagcagcacctggaggaaggaaaaggtatgggtgtagaaggaaggagcttggaggaaagaggatggacgGACGGAGACTATggaagactgctggaacagagactgctggagactagtgtgtggtTGCCATATCCAAGaactgctgagaaccaaggtgttgatTGGCCAAAGAAGCTACTGGTGgtagagggaaggaagggggacctttgcaggttgaacagggcaagccaccctggtggtggggcagtacctaccagtgctttctgcagaattagggctatttcaAGTGAAgagggaactaattagcttaaaatggGCATAAGTTATCTAAACCAGGTTTGGAAATGGAATTTGACTAAACAAGGGCCCAGTGGACCTTCTCCTTTCTGGGATTTCCTTTGCCTTGGTTGCTGTTGTTATTTTATAAAACTATTGAATTTCCTTAAACTACTAATAGATACATTTGCTATATAAGGTCATTATACTGTAGGAGCTGTTTTGTGTTGGAATGTTGTAGTTAAATGTCTGTTTTTTAACTTTGTATTCTAGGTACAAACTTGGTTAAGAAAGCTATTTATGCCATGGTAG
This window contains:
- the NAA30 gene encoding N-alpha-acetyltransferase 30, with product MAEVPPGPSSLLAPPPPPGDAVALLLPLPGAAAEEEEEEEGRRRGRPREEEEGDQGARGGRRRPCPPPHRRPHQLNGLIAAPDLLRLRGSLKGKAPSGGLEQQPPGPLQRLPRPQARTAQPPSAGDRNGLAGAEEEEQEEGRGPGPAGREEEALLLLSRSLASCGLQGPPTDSPRAPPEALATHYVRYQSELQMPDIMRLITKDLSEPYSIYTYRYFIHNWPQLCFLAMVGDECVGAIVCKLDMHKKMFRRGYIAMLAVDSKYRRKNIGTNLVKKAIYAMVEGDCDEVVLETEITNKSALKLYENLGFVRDKRLFRYYLNGVDALRLKLWLR